From the Synchiropus splendidus isolate RoL2022-P1 chromosome 3, RoL_Sspl_1.0, whole genome shotgun sequence genome, the window TGTCAGGTAacaacagctccaccttctATGATGACTCCAATAAAGTCAGCGTCATGCACGTCTGTATTTACGCCTTCATCTTTCTCGTGGGTTTGGTTTTCAACCTCACTGCCCTGGTGGTTTTCTGCCGTCAGAGCAAATCTAGATCTCAGACCATCACTTACATGACCAACCTGGCCTTGGCTgacatcctcctcatcctcacgcTGCCCGTGAGGATCTACTACTATTCTGGGTTCTCTAAACTTCCCACGGGATTGTGTGATGCCCTGGGTCTGATCCTCAAGGCAAACATGTACAgcagcatcctcctcctcacctgcatTAGCTGTGATCGCTGCATGGCTGTCACCTTCCCCATGTCCACCCGCGTGCAAGGCTGGAGGAAAAAGGCGCCTTTTGTTTGTCTAGGGATATGGATTCTGACTATTGGTGCGAGCATACCCATCTACCTGTCCCAGCAGAGAAGTCGTTCCCACTGCTTTGATGAGTTTCCCGTCTATGCCACTCAGAGCTACGTTGTTTACCCAACACTTCTTTTGGGCTTCGGGATCCCTTTTGTCACTATGCTCGTCAGTTCATGGGGCCTGATCCGTGCCGTCCAGAAGAGCATCGTGGCTCAGACCAACCTGGTGGACAGCAAGAAGATCAGAAGGATGATCGCTGCCAGCCTcatcattttcctcatcagctTCCTTCCCTACCACGTCCTCATTCTTTTACTGTCTCTACGTAAGAACTCCAACCCCCTGCTCACTGCGTACCGCTACAGCCTGATGCTGGCGTGCCTCAACACAGTGCTGGACCCGATAGCTTACTATTTCACCACTGACACCTTCAGGAAGAACATGTACAGAGACACGACTCAGAGGATGCTCCCGTTGAACAGTCAAAGCTAAAGAGGCCACAGTGCCATGCGGGGTGGGAAGAGATAAGAGATTAAAGCGAGGTGATTCGGAGAGCTTCAGTTGTCGCTCAAGATAACTAACTGTGAAATGTCTTACTCAGATGCATTTTTGTAAAGctttttgtaaaaaacaaatgcagtttTGGACAGAACAAACCCTTGTTTAAGCCATTCCAAGACTTTGCATTTAATTATCGCCGTATTGCTGTGTCTTTTTACATTATGAatgtgtacttttttttttttaagaaaactgAATTGTCTTTTaaggaaaacgttttttttttaagcagtgTTCctctcttgatttaaaaaaataaaaacatagctGGCTGTGAGACATGGCTCACACACAGTAAGTTTTTGTTATATTTCAACTCTTTACTTCCTGTGCTCACCTTGCATTTCTGACTGCAGCTCGACTGGGTGAAAGCACACAATCACTGCATCTGCTGTCTTAAACCTTTCTGCTCACATTGTCGCAGACTGACTTCTCCTCATCTGTCTCTGTGTCCACGTTTGTGATCCAGTTTCCCTTTACTCTGGTGAATGAGCATTTTTTCGAGCACTGGTGTTGACTGCCTCAcattttctgtttgtcttttccttcaGCTAAGCCTGTGTTCTGACCTTCTAGAGCTTGTTTGATCTGGTTTTCTTGTTTCCTACCATCAGCCTGCCTTGCTGCTTTCCATTCTGTTTTCATCCTACTCTATTTCTCTGTGAACTGCCTACAGTGTGTTTTGCGTGTGGACTTGTATCTTGTTTGTCACATGAGCGAGAGATGAACACCACATGTGTTTGTGCTTTACTATTTTTGAGCTTGTTTCAGAACCCATCACATGTGTTTTCAGATTTCACTCCCTGGCGTTtctctcctggttcggtgacccCCTTCCCGGtctttttgggttttaataAACTATTGCAAAGCTTGTTCCTGTGGTTTTGAGTTTCgttaacatgaaaacatggtaaaaaaaaaaaaagatttgtgtcATGATGTGAAGTGAACAATAATgtccacaacaaaaacacaggtgTTCCCTCCTCATTCGCAAAGGTTGTGCATCACTTCTCCCCCACACAACCACAGTCCCCCAGGTGCTACATTTGAGTCCCTCCCCAGACACCCGAGGGGTCTCTGGTACCAATGGTACCATGACTGTTTCCAGAGTCTGTCACACTACCTTTGTATGGAACACGGTGTGGACCCTTTCGCCCTGCATCACGCAGATGATCTTGGTGTCCGCAAAGCTGCCCACCATCAAACTCATCCACCACAAAAAACACTGGACCCTCTTGGTGGTGGATGACTCCGGGTAACCAGGTTGAACCTGTGACACAGCTTTTAACACATACACATATGGGACGTTCTTGAAAAAAGTTTCTTCTTAGCATATGATTCTCTTCTTGCTTTTTGCTCAGCCTGTGACCTCACAACTCTCTCCCCCACATCTGGGTGAAGAGGATGTGATTTAGGTCTCTGTCCCGGCAACATCTCAGCTGGAGGAAGTCCTGTCGTTGTGTGAGGCGTAAATAAGAAACGGGAAAGCTTGGTTTGCAGAGAGTCTCCTGACATTTTCCTCTGTCCATCTTTCTCAGTCAGTCTCAACAGCTCTGTCTGCTACACCTTTGGAGGCAGGGTGATAGGGGCTGTGCTGACATGACAGATCCTGTTTTTCTCCATAAACTCTTTGAAAACCTCACTGGTAAAAGTGGGCACATTGTCTATCCCGTAATGGgggaagtgacatttttggtGTGCATGCCTTTACCTTTTCTTCCAAGCCACCGTCCAGGACATGCCCAGGTGGGCATCATGTAGCTCCTCCATCACCTGTGCAATCACTTCGGGGCCCCAGAAAAGGCAGCCATGAAGCAAGTTTGAGCTTGACGATCCTTCCTGCTCTACAGACACAGGCCACCCCCGCATCTCTTAACTTGTgagactggctctctctcccaccacattttgatttgtttgGCTGTCACTGGAGGAGTTGACAGTGCATAAGAAAACTGGGGGTGGACTCGTGAGGCTTGGTGTGTCAGGGAGAGGCAGGCGGCTAAAGGCATCAGCATTTGCTTTTTCCCTTCCTGCCTCGTACTGTATTCGATGCTGGCATGTTGCTAGAGTGGATGGAAGGCCTTGGTTCTCACAATACAGACCCATCAGGCGCTTGAGGTCTGTACAGGCGATAAAAGGGCGACCAAACAGGTAGATGTAGAAACGTTTCACAACAAAAACCACAGCTAGGCCCTCCATCTTGAACAGTGAGTACCATTTTTCTGCGGTGGGAAGAGTATGTGACACAGAGCTGATGGGCTTTTCACGCCCATCCTCCATACAGGGAGAAAGCTCCGCCCCCACATCATAAGGGGACGTCTCACATGACTGGAAAACTTCCTTCTTAGGGTCAAAGTGTGACAAACATGCTGAAAAACATCCTTCCTGAGCCAGCTTCTACTTCCATGAATATATATGTGGATCAGGTTTGGTTTAATATGTCACACTGTCAGTCACGGCTCTCATAAAGTGTTGTTTTAGTTGTGGAGGGAGGCATACAGTTCAGTCACCCATTCTCATTCTACATACATCTCTCTATATACATGCTTTGTAATAacatatacagtacagtatataCCTGGGGTGGTATACCCCCCACTGCTCTAAAGACTGGAAGTGAATCctagtttctgttttttttgtcccctCTCTCTGGATTCTGACTTTTAATATAAAAATCCAGGTAGTGGGACAAAAACTGtggtctgctgctctgtcataTTATCACGTTGATCAGAGGTTTGCGGTCTTTTTTTGTGAGCGTTGTGTGCTAAAATGATGCGATGGGCGGGTGCTGACAGATCTCATCTGACACACAAAATGACTGCTTCAAGCACAGGCAGCACCCATCAGGAGGTTTTAGTTTTGTACAATATAGCAGCACGCTGCCTGGGCTTTGATGGTTCATGAACCCTGATAATGAGGAGCTCATTCACCTGTTTTCTGGGGAGAGTGGTGGGTTTTGGTGGTGCTGATGGGTGATTTGAGGCCAGATGAGGTTGCATGTCGGAGGACAGATTCATGTGGAAATGCCCCCAAAAAT encodes:
- the LOC128756425 gene encoding lysophosphatidic acid receptor 6, whose amino-acid sequence is MTRQVHAQVKMSGNNSSTFYDDSNKVSVMHVCIYAFIFLVGLVFNLTALVVFCRQSKSRSQTITYMTNLALADILLILTLPVRIYYYSGFSKLPTGLCDALGLILKANMYSSILLLTCISCDRCMAVTFPMSTRVQGWRKKAPFVCLGIWILTIGASIPIYLSQQRSRSHCFDEFPVYATQSYVVYPTLLLGFGIPFVTMLVSSWGLIRAVQKSIVAQTNLVDSKKIRRMIAASLIIFLISFLPYHVLILLLSLRKNSNPLLTAYRYSLMLACLNTVLDPIAYYFTTDTFRKNMYRDTTQRMLPLNSQS